The Nycticebus coucang isolate mNycCou1 chromosome 2, mNycCou1.pri, whole genome shotgun sequence genome includes a window with the following:
- the SNAI3 gene encoding zinc finger protein SNAI3 — MPRSFLVKTHSSHRVPNYRQLETQKGISGACSACGGQVVPLSLDEEAPPISRDLPQPWDCTTTVACISLPFLPLHEGALGAPGPDSLEISQVDPRAGRAPSISLKDSLNHFNLPPLLALWPPLLGPDRDGAPEKLLGAERTPRAPGGFECSDCHKPYHTPAGLARHRQLHCQAQAGRIFSCRHCDKEYASLGALKMHIRTHTLPCVCAVCGKAFSRPWLLQGHLRTHTGEKPYTCPHCSRAFADRSNLRAHLQTHSDTKRYPCPGCARTFSRMSLLARHEESGCCPGP; from the exons GGATCAGTGGAGCCTGTTCTGCCTGTGGGGGTCAGGTGGTGCCCCTCTCCCTTGACGAGGAGGCCCCCCCCATATCCCGCGACCTTCCCCAGCCCTGGGACTGCACCACCACCGTTGCATGTATCTCCCTGCCCTTCCTGCCATTGCATGAGGGAGCTCTGGGGGCCCCAGGGCCAGACTCCCTGGAAATCAGCCAGGTGGACCCTCGCGCTGGCCGGGCCCCCAGCATATCTCTCAAAGACAGCCTGAACCACTTCAACCTGCCCCCGCTGCTGGCGCTGTGGCCCCCGCTCCTGGGCCCAGACAGGGATGGGGCTCCCGAAAAACTGCTCGGGGCTGAGCGGACACCCCGAGCCCCTGGGGGCTTTGAGTGCTCTGACTGCCACAAGCCTTACCACACGCCGGCAGGGTTGGCCAGGCACCGCCAGCTGCACTGCCAGGCGCAGGCGGGGCGCATCTTCTCCTGCAGACACTGTGACAAGGAGTATGCCAGCCTCGGGGCGCTCAAGATGCACATCCGCACACACACGCTGCCCTGCGTCTGCGCCGTCTGCGGCAAGGCCTTCTCCAGACCCTGGCTGCTGCAGGGCCACCTCCGGACCCACACAG GGGAGAAGCCCTACACCTGCCCCCACTGCAGCAGGGCCTTCGCTGACCGCTCCAACCTGCGGGCACATCTGCAGACACACTCAGACACCAAGAGGTACCCATGCCCGGGCTGTGCCAGGACCTTTTCCCGCATGTCTCTGTTGGCACGGCACGAGGAGTCCGGCTGCTGCCCTGGCCCCTGA
- the IL17C gene encoding interleukin-17C: protein MLFTSLLLLIWLPTGLARHDPPLWGGAHTRGTPRCYSAEELPLGQAPPHLLARSAKWEHALPVALVSSLEAGGHRRQHEGHLAETQCPVLRPEEVLEADTHQRSISPWRYRVDTDEDRYPRQLAIAECLCKGCIDARTGRETAALNSVRLSQSLLVLRRRPCSSDGSGKPTPGAFSFYTEFIRVPVGCTCVLPRSAR, encoded by the exons ATG CTCTTCACCAGTCTTTTGCTTCTGATCTGGCTGCCCACTGGCCTGGCTCGCCACGACCCCCCACTCTGGGGAGGGGCCCACACTCGCGGGACCCCACGCTGCTACTCAGCTGAGGAGCTGCCCCTCGGCCAGGCTCCCCCACATCTGCTGGCTCGGAGTGCCAAGTGGGAGCATGCCTTGCCTGTGGCCCTGGTATCCAGCCTGGAGGCAGGAGGCCACAGGAGGCAACATGAGGGACACCTAGCTGAGACTCAGTGTCCCGTGCTACGGCCAGAGGAGGTGTTGGAGGCAGACACCCACCAGCGCTCCATCTCGCCCTGGAGATACCG TGTGGACACAGATGAGGACCGTTACCCGCGGCAGCTGGCCATAGCGGAGTGCCTGTGCAAGGGCTGTATTGATGCCAGGACCGGCCGGGAGACGGCTGCGCTCAATTCAGTGAGGCTGAGCCAGAGCCTGCTGGTGCTGCGCCGCCGGCCCTGCTCCAGCGACGGCTCAGGGAAGCCCACACCCGGGGCCTTCTCTTTCTACACGGAGTTCATCAGAGTGCCTGTCGGCTGCACCTGCGTGCTTCCCCGCTCAGCGCGGTGA
- the MVD gene encoding diphosphomevalonate decarboxylase, with the protein MASEESMVVVTCTAPVNIAVIKYWGKRDEELILPINSSLSVTLHQDQLRTTTTAAISKDFTEDRVWLNGREEEVGQPRLQACLREIRRLAQERRRAQDGDLVLPSLGYKVHVASVNNFPTAAGLASSAAGYACLAYTLAQVYGVDSDLSEVARQGSGSACRSLHGGFVLWDMGKRADGKDSIARQVAPETHWPELRVLILVVSAEKKLTSSTAGMQTSVRTSPLLRFRAEAVVPASLAEMTHCIQERDLEGFAQLTMKDSNQFHATCLDTFPPISYLNDTSRCIIQLVHRFNDYYGLTKVAYTFDAGPNAVIFTLEDTVAEFVAAVKHSFPPESNGDKFLKGLPVRPVLLSDELKAALAMEPTPGGIKYVIATQVGPGPQVLDDPHVHLLGPDGLPKPAV; encoded by the exons ATGGCCTCTGAGGAGTCCATGGTGGTCGTCACCTGCACCGCGCCTGTCAACATCGCGGTCATCAAGTACT GGGGGAAGCGTGATGAAGAGCTAATCTTGCCCATCAATTCTTCTCTCAGCGTCACTCTGCACCAGGATCAG CTAAGAACCACCACAACAGCTGCCATCAGCAAGGACTTCACCGAGGACCGGGTCTGGCTGAACGGCAGAGAAGAGGAGGTGGGGCAGCCGCGACTGCAGGCCTGCTTGAGGGAGA TCCGCCGCCTGGCGCAGGAGAGGAGGCGTGCACAAGACGGGGACTTGGTGCTCCCTAGCCTCGGGTACAAGGTACATGTGGCATCAGTGAACAACTTCCCCACAGCCGCGGGCCTGGCTTCCTCTGCAGCAGGCTACGCCTGCCTAG CCTACACCCTGGCCCAGGTCTATGGGGTGGACAGTGACCTCTCAGAAGTGGCTCGTCAGGGCTCAGGCAGTGCCTGCCGGAGCCTGCACGGGGGCTTCGTGCTGTGGGACATGGGGAAGCGGGCCGATGGGAAGGACAGCATCGCCCGGCAGGTGGCCCCCGAGACGCACTGGCCTGAACTCCGAGTCCTCATCCTTGTG GTGAGTGCAGAGAAGAAGCTGACCAGCAGCACCGCAGGCATGCAGACCAGTGTGCGGACCAGCCCCCTGCTCCGG TTCCGGGCTGAGGCAGTGGTGCCAGCGAGCCTGGCAGAAATGACACACTGCATCCAGGAGCGGGACTTGGAGGGCTTTGCTCAGCTGACCATGAAGGACAGCAACCAGTTCCACGCCACCTGCCTGGACACCTTCCCGCCCATCTCCTACCTCAACGACACCTCCAGGTGCATCATCCAGCTGGTGCACCGCTTCAACGACTACTACGGGCTCACAAAG GTGGCGTACACATTCGACGCGGGCCCCAATGCTGTGATCTTTACCTTGGAGGACACTGTGGCTGAGTTTGTGGCTGCTGTGAAGCACAGCTTCCCCCCCGAGTCAAATGGAGACAA GTTTCTGAAGGGGCTGCCGGTGAGGCCTGTCCTGCTGTCAGATGAGCTCAAAGCTGCACTGGCCATGGAGCCCACCCCTGGTGGAATCAAATACGTCATTGCCACTCAG GTGGGGCCTGGGCCTCAAGTCCTGGATGACCCCCACGTTCACCTCTTGGGCCCTGACGGCCTACCGAAGCCCGCTGTCTGA
- the LOC128561096 gene encoding cytochrome b-245 light chain produces MGQIEWAMWANEQALASGLILITGGIVATAGQFTQWYFGAYSIAAGVFVCLLEYPRGKRAKGSTMERCGQKYMTTVVKLFGPLTRNYYIRAILHLMLSVPAGFLLATILGTACLAIASGIYLLAAVRGEQWTPIEPKPKERPQVGGTIKQPPRDPPPRPPAEARKKRSEEEAAGEGVSPGGPQTNPTAVIDEVV; encoded by the exons ATGGGGCAGATCGAGTGGGCCATGTGGGCCAACGAGCAGGCGCTGGCGTCCGGCCTGA TCCTCATCACCGGGGGCATCGTGGCCACAGCTGGGCAATTCACCCAGTGGTACTTTGGAGCCTACTCTAT TGCGGCGGGGGTGTTCGTGTGTCTGCTGGAGTACCCCCGGGGGAAGAGGGCCAAGGGCTCCACCATGGAGCGATG tggacaGAAGTATATGACTACTGTGGTGAAGCTCTTCGGGCCCCTTACCAGGAATTACTACATCCGGGCCATCCTGCATCTCAT GCTGTCAGTGCCTGCGGGCTTCCTGCTGGCCACCATCCTGGGCACTGCCTGCTTGGCCATCGCGAGTGGCATCTACCTGCTG GCGGCTGTCCGCGGGGAACAGTGGACTCCCATTGAGCCCAAGCCCAAGGAGCGGCCCCAGGTCGGGGGCACGATCAAGCAGCCACCCAGAGATCCCCCGCCCCGGCCTCCGGCGGAGGCCCGCAAGAAGCGGAGTGAAGAGGAGGCGGCGGGGGAGGGGGTCTCCCCGGGAGGCCCCCAGACCAACCCCACGGCGGTGATCGACGAGGTCGTGTGA